A genomic stretch from Anopheles nili chromosome X, idAnoNiliSN_F5_01, whole genome shotgun sequence includes:
- the LOC128728517 gene encoding ethanolamine kinase has product MLERSSTGRAEVEAGGVQRVALTIQEDAVIEGATAILQVIRPHWSPNSVRFKLFTDGITNKLVGCFNQPQAGPDESATPEPEDVVLIRVYGNKTDMLIDRCKETENIQLLHRHGYAPALYATFNNGLAYEYVPGVTLTPTTVKCDRVWPLIARRMAQMHKVRPEDGTRNGTPTEPVPALPGKIEQLLRLVPDRFTDPLKDTRVRKVFPDVVALRTEFDDLYAQLLQKHSPVVFCHNDLLLGNVIYDERRECVTFIDFEYAAPNHQAFDIGNHFTEFAGIDEIDYNRYPTREFQLRWLREYLSEYSGDVSEGTVQSLYVQVNQYALASHFLWAVWALIQAEHSTIDFDFVQFGTTRFLEYRRRREEFLALCFTD; this is encoded by the exons ATGCTGGAACGAAGTTCAACGGGAAGGGCAGAAGTGGAGGCAGGCGGTGTCCAGCGGGTAGCACTAACAATCCAAGAGGATGCGGTCATTGAAGGTGCCACCGCGATACTGCAGGTTATCAGACCGCATTGGTCCCCCAACAGTGTACGATTTAAG CTCTTCACGGATGGCATCACGAACAAGCTGGTGGGTTGCTTCAACCAGCCACAGGCTGGGCCGGATGAATCGGCCACACCCGAACCGGAGGATGTCGTGCTAATCCGGGTGTACGGTAATAAGACGGATATGCTCATCGATCGGTGTAAGGAGACGGAGAACATTCAACTGTTGCACCGGCACGGTTACGCACCTGCCCTTTATGCGACCTTCAACAATGGGCTAGCGTACGAGTACGTCCCAGGTGTGACGTTGACACCGACTACGGTGAAATGTGATCGCGTTTGGCCCCTGATCGCCCGCCGGATGGCTCAAATGCACAAGGTGCGTCCGGAAGATGGCACGCGGAATGGTACACCAACCGAACCCGTGCCGGCCCTGCCGGGGAAAATTGAGCAACTCCTGCGGCTTGTACCGGATCGCTTTACTGACCCTCTCAAGGACACCCG CGTGCGTAAAGTGTTCCCGGACGTGGTAGCATTGCGGACGGAATTTGACGACCTGTACGCTCAGCTGCTGCAAAAACACAGTCCAGTTGTCTTCTGCCACAATGATCTGCTGCTCGGTAACGTGATCTATGACGAGCGGCGTGAATGCGTCACCTTCATCGATTTTGAGTATGCAGCTCCAAATCACCAGGCGTTCGATATCGGGAATCACTTCACGGAGTTTGCCGGTATCGATGAGATCGACTACAACCGATATCCGACCCGTGAATTCCAGCTCAGGTGGCTACGCGAGTACTTGAGCGAGTACAGTGGTGACGTAAGCGAAGGAACTGTACAGAGCTTGTACGTGCAGGTGAACCAGTACGCACTTGCGTCCCATTTCCTGTGGGCTGTGTGGGCGCTCATACAAGCGGAACACTCAACCATCGACTTCGACTTTGTGCA ATTCGGTACAACACGTTTCCTGGAGTATCGCCGAAGGAGAGAGGAGTTTCTAGCGTTATGCTTCACTGATTAG